GTCAGCACTGGAATTTACTGCCTAGCAAAGTAAACTCCAGGCCTGGCAATGCCCTGGCTTGCTGACCGCCTCCGCCCATCCTCGGCTCAGGAACCAGCTCCCTTCGGCTGCCCTACCTGGATGTAGAAGGTCCTGGAGCTCGTTATGATTTCAAAGAGGTTGTCCCGCATCAGGAGGTCACTGGGAACAGCAAGAAAGAGACAGTCACTACCTAGAAATCACCGTGGATAGCGAAACGCCAGAATGACCCTCACACCTACAGCGTGCTGGGGAAAAACACACCCAGGGCGAGCAATCTCATCTGATTTTGGTAACAAgagcccagctccccagggaccACCTCCATCCACAAACAGTTCAGCTCCCGCAGTTCAgcctctgtcccctccccagACCCGGAATCCTCAGCCTCATTTTAAACTTGAATTCTTAAGAATAACTGATACAAAGCTGTAATTAATGAATTACATTTTTGCTCAAGCTAAAGAAGTTTGTTTTCATAGTTCATTTTCATTGCAAATCTTCAAGTTATTTGATTTTATCAGCGTTAGCTGCAATAAAATTGTTCCCAAGACGTTGTGTAGCCACCTGTGATAGTTTAAGGAATACGCCTGTACCCAGCTTTCAGCTGCTTTATGAACACCTTTGTTCTTCTGTCATATGATGCTATTTACTGAGCAGGGCCTCGTACTCCTTAATCTAGAGAGATAAGAGCTGTGCGAGCACGCCTCTGCCACAGAGATGACTATCAGCACGAGGAGGAGAACAGAGTGACAATATCCTGCATCCAGATTTCCCCAACCTGCCTGGGGAAGCTGAAGGAAGAGAAGTTTCTTAAGAGCAAACCAAAACCGGGATGTTTGAAGAATGTCTGGAGAAAGCAAGCTCGAGACACTTGGGAATAACGCAGGAGTGAACAGCAGGACGGGGGGAGCCAAAGGACCCGCTGTCCTGAGAAGGGGTCTCCTGCTGACCCCATTCCAGCCAGGGGAGGGTTTCCAGGGGAGAATGGGGGAATTCAGGAttgggaggggaaggggtgggAGATGGGGACTCTGGATGCgactccaagaaaaaaaaaaaaacaacaaggagAAGCAACACATCCAGAATGCTTTCTGCTGAGGCCCGTATACTTCTCACTGCCCACCCCCAGGACCCTCTGGAGGGCTGCACAGCGCTGGGGGGGGCAAGCAGGAGGCGTTAGAGGGTTGTGAAACAGCAGCGAGCTGCAACGCGGGGTTacggcaggagcagggcacggGAGGAAGCATTACCCAGACTTGACCAGGCACTCGTGGGTCTTGCACACATCCTTCAGCAGGATCGAACGCAAGGGCTCCTTGTCCTGCGGAGACgagaggagaccacggtggGCTGGGGCACCCCGCGGGGCTGCCGGTGCTGGGGTGTGCCTGGGAGCACCCCgtccccagggctctgctccaggagcagccgGACACAGGCAGGGTTTGGGCCGCTCACCTGCTCACACTTGTAGTAACTGATGGAAAATTCATCGAGGACGAAGTACCGGCGCTTCCAGCTCTTCCTCTGGAAAACAGATGAGGAAGCCCCTGGGTGCTGGGCCCTGCGCTCTCCCCGTGCCAGGGACATGCTGGGGGCCACCGGAGCACCCCTGAGCcgggggaagcagcagcccagctctcacCCCATGAGCCCCCAGCACTCACCCCGCAGGCCCCCAGCACTCACCACGTTGCCCTGCTTCACGCAGTAGCCGCTCTTGATGGCGGGGGGCCCGGCGGGCGGCTTGGTGGCCGAGACAGGGATGTAGCTCTGCGAGCGCCGCAGCAGCGGGTGGGCGGCCAGGTCACTGCCCTCTGCCCCGTCCCCTCCGTTCTGCAAAGGAGAGCACGGTTACCCGGGGGGGCATGGAGAAAGCAGGGAGGGGAATTCCCTGATGGAAAGCTGGAGGGGAGGGCGACCCAGAGCGTGCCCTGAGCACAGCGCTGCATGCACAGGGCGAATTGCAGTGCCTGGACATGAGCATGGTAATGATCGAGAGGAGAGAGGGGTTTCTCTCATTGCATTTGGCTCACAGACAGCTGCTGGAGTACAGCTCACCACGACGGTGCCCACGTGTTAAAAACAGTGTTAAGAGATTGGAGAGGCTACGAAAAAGCCCTAGGGGGGACTCGAGGGCTGAGGAAATCCCTTGCAGCAGGGGAGCTGAACCTCATCAGCCCGGCTTATCTAACACTGAGAAGAGACTCAGCTGCAACAGAGAGGTCCTGGGGGAAAGGCAAGGTACGGGAGCTCTTTCATCTGGCAGAGGCAGAACAAAAACCACCGGCTGGAAACTGGAGCCAGACAAACCCAAGTTAGAAGGCAGGGAGGCTTTCCAGCCAGAGCAAGCAATCCATCACGGGCATAAACTGCTCAGGAGAGCCATAAAGTCTCCGCTCCACATTCTCACAGCCAAGCCAGCATTTCCCCGAAGGAAACCTCGATGTTTGGAGTTCGGGCAGAAAAACCCCACTGCCCCCAGCCAGCATCGCTGTGCTCCCCGCGGCGCCGTCCCTCCCCCCCTGCGGCAGCACAGAGGATGGCTCGAGATGAAACCTCTGTGCtcatctccttccctcctgcccctccaaccccttcctcctgctctgagGCTGAGGTTTGCGAATTGCCATAGCAGCCAGCCTTATATGGCACCCGCGCCTGAGCGAGCACCGCTGTGGTTAACCAGCGACCTGCCCCGCTCGGCTCCTTCCAGCACCTTCGGGGCAGCGTTTGGTTCCTCCAGGACAGAGGCGAGCAGCAGCTGGGCCGGCCCCAAGCTGCAGCCGGGCACCCCCAGACCTTTCCCTGGGTCGGCACCAGCCCCACCGAGCCGGGCAGCTCCGTGCCCAAACCACTGCCCCGGGCAGACCCAGGGGCTGGGGCGATGCTGCTGCgggtctgggggtgcagcaggagcaggggtcccCCAGCAGCCACCGAGCAGCCCAGGGATGGCACCATCCATCCCAGGGCAGGACCAGGAAACCGTGAGCGTGCCCAGGAAGCAGGGAGAGTTGCCATCTCACCCCAGGGCAAGCAGCGAGAGCGCAGAAAATAGCCCAGCGGCTGACGCATCACCTCCAAAAAAAGCTCCTCTGTGAAAGAAGAGTCAGGCGAGGGCTGAGGATGGAGCTCGCTGCTtctgggcagggggagcagggcaaGGCGAGCTCGCTGCTCAGGGGCACTGGGAAGGGGTGGCCGcgagccccagccccgtgcagcCCCCACAGACAGGGAAGTGTGCGAAATCCCCACCGGCCCCTTGGCTGCTCCCATGGGGGCAGCAGAACGTGGCCCCCCCGCCCCAGGCACCTTGGTGCGGGATCTGGACCAGGTGGTGCCGTGGGGTGCCCAGGGGCAGCGGGTGcccccctcctcctcacccctccCCATCTCTTCATAATTCAGAGCGAGACAAAGCAGAGGTGCTCAAGGTGCTAAGTGCAGCTATTTATACAGCGAGTGGGAAGGTTtggcaggcactgagctggtttccagaaatgaaaatgcaaaccAGCCTCCCGGCAGCCCACAGCCAGAACCTgcctccccccagaccccacaTCGAGCAGTGCTGCCCCTTCACCCCAAAACCTGCTCTGAAATCCCGACCCCAGAGCTCCAAATCCCgaccccagctgcagcccacagGCTCACAAGGAGCAGCCTCACACCCCCGtgtgcttcctgctgctctcgTGGCTCCCCAGGGCCGCCACCAGCAGGACCGGGCACTGTGGGAGAGCAGCACGGCCCCGAGGCTCACCTGGTTGATGGAGATGGGGGTGTGCACCACCACGCCCCCGATGATCTCGGTTTTGTAGGCAACCTGAGGCTTCCTATCCTGCGCCTGCGGCACCGCCGGGGGCTTCGTGATCTCTGCGGGCGGGACGCCACCGCCCTTGGGTACCTGCAGGGCAAAGGCAGAGGCTGAAGGCCACggggctgctccaggcaccaCCACATCATCCTCCCCGCCTGACCCCAGCAATGGCCCTTTAAGAAGAATAAAGGGAGGCGACACCCCAATTAAGGAGGGACACCCCAATTAAGGCAGGCGCGGCCGCACCCGGGCGGTTCAGAGGAGGATCCCAGACAGGCGGTGAGTAACTCGGCATCACCTCGCAGGGCTCTGCGCCCGGCCTCTGCAGCCCGGCGCATCTCCGGGACACTCGCTCCTTTAATTTTCCCCACTCAGAGCTTCCAGCCACCAAacggggctgagctgcagcacgTCCAGGCATTATTTTACACCGACCGGGCAGGCTGCGTCTGCACGGCACAGGACAGCGGGCAGGGACGcggcccccagctcccagctcctgcccagttTCCCCCCTGTGCTGCTTCCCCCAGCTCTGGGAAGAACGGCAGGCGGCCAAGCTGCCCCCCCAGCCAGCACTCTGCTTCTCTACCAGCATTAACCGGGGGCTCCGGGCCAccctcctgctctctgcaggcagcagcagcggctcaGCCCCGCAGCGGTGCTGGGGAGCCGCAGGAAGCGGTTTCACCATGGGGACATTGCGTATGGGCAGCAAGGAGAGGCAGGAACCGGGCAATGCGCCCAGGGCAAAGTCCCCGTGAGAAGCAGAAGCTGAACCTGGGTCTCGGCACTGGGAGGAGTGCCCAAACCACAGCCCCATCCTCCTGTCCCACGGGCATCACCCTGCACCGGGCACAAATGCCCCCAAGTCcagggtgcccccagccctgctcagcgCACGGGGAGGGAGACGGGAGGCTGCCGGGGGTCTGAGCCCCAAAactctccccgcagcccccctgtgCCTCTGGGGACCGACACCAAGCCTCAGAAGCCGtcgcagcacagagcagcctgagGAAAGCCGGGCACGAGGATAAAtgtgggcagagggagggggcaGCCACGGTCTCCCACCCCGAGCCACTGCTCGCAGGAGGGTGGGCACAGGCACAGCGCATCGGCTcgaggcaggagctgcagccccgggcaccccgctgccagcccaggGCTCGGTTCCCTGCCTCCCACCCGGCCGTGGAGGTTTTGTCTGTGGACACGGCCACCCGAGCCCGTACAGGGGGCAGGCGGCACAAGCCGGAGCCTGTGCAGTCGGTTTGTTGGCGCCGGGTGCGAGGCTGTCACATCTCATCTGCCcgcagagaaaaaaagaaaatcccgGCCAGGCCCAGTCTTGCAGATGAGTTGCACACAGGGACTACAGCACAGCGCCGCAGCGATTTTAAACAAAGAGTACAAGGAACAAAGGTTACTCGACGAGCCCCAATCCTAAACTAGATTATCCATCGTGACTTCTCCTTGCATTTAATTTACAAGCTgtcactgcaggagctggttGCGTCCTGCCAGCATTAACCAGTGGCCGTGCTGATAACGCCGGGCACGCAAGGGCTGCGGTGCCCTGACGCTTcggggacaccacggggacggggacgtcTCCAGCAGAGACGGGCACAGCAGGAGCGAGGGCGCAGCACGACGTACCGTGATCTTGCTGGCCCGGTTGAGGGCCTCCACCCAGTCCTGCAGGTCTTTCTGATCGCTGGCTTGCAGGAAGTAGCGCTGAGATAACGCGTTGATAACTGCCAGAGAAGGGAAACAGAAGAGTCAGGGAACCCCGCTCGGTGCTCAGCGTTGTCAGAACAAACGAGTGTGTGCACGCAGACCCCAGCAGGGTCTGGGAACCTCCTTGGGGACGGGTccccctggccctgcagcaacGCTGCCTGCTGCATGTGGGCCAGGGGAAGCTCTCGGGGAACCTCAGCACCGCAGCACCGGGGATGTTTCGGGTTGCACAAGCTCTGGAGGAAGCAGCCACGGGCCCTGCTGTGCCACCAGAGCTGCCCCGGTGCTCCCCACCATCCTGGTGGGCTCCGCAGCACGGAGAAGGCAGAGCCCCTCGGGGAGCACACCCAGGGGGGGACACGCTGCGTGCTCCGGTCGCTGTGTGGGGTCACAGCCCCCGTGGTAAGGCACTGCCCAGGCAACGCTGCTCCTCTGGGACAAGCGTGTGCCCGTGCTGCCGCTTCCCCCACGCCCCACTGCTGTCCCCGGGCTTACCGAAGCAGAACGGAGTTTTCGGTTTCTGTTTCGGGGTGGCGACGCTGACCTGCGACAgagcagacagaagaaaaaatgcaggatAACCATGAACGCTAACAACGTGCCCGAGAGGTGGAAGTTTCCATGCATGTGCACAGGACCACGGGCAAGCTGGCGCTCCCCAGGCACCGGCCGTGCCCCCGGTGCCCGCTTTGCTCGGCCAGcagccccccctgctccccgccGCCCAGGCAGGCTTTGCAGCAGCACCACTGCACGGGAAGCCTCCTGCCCCCGGCACCGCGCAGCCCACAGGAGGGCAGCCCCAAGGGAAGGTCAGCACCAGCCCGGGCTTTCATCCC
The Anas acuta chromosome 27, bAnaAcu1.1, whole genome shotgun sequence DNA segment above includes these coding regions:
- the PLEKHA2 gene encoding pleckstrin homology domain-containing family A member 2; this encodes MPYLDRQNRICGFLDIEENETCGKFLRRYFILDTQANCLLWYMDNPQNLAIGAGAVGSLQLTYISKVSVATPKQKPKTPFCFVINALSQRYFLQASDQKDLQDWVEALNRASKITVPKGGGVPPAEITKPPAVPQAQDRKPQVAYKTEIIGGVVVHTPISINQNGGDGAEGSDLAAHPLLRRSQSYIPVSATKPPAGPPAIKSGYCVKQGNVRKSWKRRYFVLDEFSISYYKCEQDKEPLRSILLKDVCKTHECLVKSGDLLMRDNLFEIITSSRTFYIQADSPEDMHSWIRAIAGAVQALKTRPREISFMRSCSMTKPAPSQQRQPAEERKALCKAPSTSSWQPWTPVPQAEGKQPALAEVPVPMRDAVFVPAFTERDVGATQGQRLRHRSEPQHLKEKSFAFDLDDESIRTSDV